A single Anaerolineae bacterium DNA region contains:
- the folE gene encoding GTP cyclohydrolase I FolE, which yields MDQTSSNDLFQTDPNNKTNRHKAIEEAVAIILKNIGEDPHRQGLQRTPERIARMYDELLSGYHVDPITLINNALFDVDYREMVIVKDIDFYSLCEHHLLPFFGRAHVAYMPRGKVLGLSKIPRVVEMFARRLQVQERMTQQIADFIDQALRPYGVAVVVEGAHMCSMMRGVKKANALMVTSAISGGFEKDPKTRAEFMQLIGRRRFDD from the coding sequence ATGGATCAGACTTCTTCCAACGACCTTTTCCAAACCGACCCCAATAACAAAACAAACCGGCACAAAGCCATTGAAGAAGCCGTCGCCATCATCCTGAAGAATATCGGCGAAGACCCCCACCGCCAGGGGTTGCAGCGCACCCCGGAACGTATTGCCCGGATGTACGACGAACTGCTGAGCGGCTACCATGTTGATCCCATCACCCTCATCAACAACGCCTTGTTTGACGTGGATTATCGGGAAATGGTTATTGTTAAGGATATTGACTTTTACAGCCTGTGCGAGCACCATTTGTTGCCGTTTTTTGGCCGGGCGCACGTGGCCTACATGCCCCGGGGCAAAGTATTAGGCTTGAGCAAAATCCCGCGGGTGGTGGAGATGTTTGCCCGGCGGCTACAGGTGCAAGAACGGATGACCCAGCAAATTGCCGATTTCATTGACCAGGCGTTGCGCCCTTACGGGGTTGCCGTGGTGGTGGAGGGCGCTCACATGTGCAGCATGATGCGCGGCGTAAAAAAAGCCAATGCCCTGATGGTGACCAGCGCCATCTCCGGGGGCTTTGAAAAAGACCCCAAAACTCGGGCCGAATTTATGCAGCTCATTGGCCGCCGCCGATTTGATGATTAG